The following are encoded in a window of Doryrhamphus excisus isolate RoL2022-K1 chromosome 16, RoL_Dexc_1.0, whole genome shotgun sequence genomic DNA:
- the cbln4 gene encoding cerebellin-4 has product MGVLGWTALLWAVMAAPLGAHDNDTEPVVLEGKCLVVCDSNPAADWRASNSPLGISVRAANSKVAFSAVRSNNHEPSEMSNKTRIIYFDQVLVNIGNFFTLESVFLSPRKGVYSFNFHVIKVYQSQTIQVNLMLNGRPVISAFAGDKDVTREAATNGVLLYLEKEDKVYLKLEKGNLVGGWQYSTFSGFLVFPL; this is encoded by the exons ATGGGGGTCCTGGGCTGGACCGCGCTCCTGTGGGCCGTGATGGCGGCGCCGCTGGGGGCCCACGACAACGACACGGAGCCCGTCGTGCTGGAGGGCAAGTGTCTGGTGGTGTGCGACTCCAACCCGGCCGCCGACTGGAGGGCGTCCAACTCGCCGCTCGGCATCTCCGTGCGCGCCGCCAACTCCAAGGTGGCCTTCTCGGCCGTGCGGAGCAACAACCACGAACCCTCCGAGATGAGCAACAAGACCAGGATCATCTACTTCGATCAg GTTCTGGTAAACATCGGAAACTTCTTCACGTTGGAGTCGGTGTTTTTGTCCCCGAGGAAGGGAGTGTACAGTTTTAACTTCCACGTCATCAAAGTGTACCAGAGTCAAACCATACAG GTGAACCTGATGCTGAACGGGCGGCCGGTCATCTCGGCCTTCGCGGGGGACAAGGACGTGACCCGCGAGGCGGCCACCAACGGGGTCCTGCTGTACCTGGAAAAGGAGGACAAAGTCTACCTGAAGCTGGAGAAGGGCAACCTGGTGGGCGGGTGGCAGTATTCCACCTTCTCCGGCTTCCTCGTCTTTCCGCTGTAG